Sequence from the Rhizobium sp. TH2 genome:
AGTTTGCGCCGTTGCTGCCAACCGTGCCGCAGGGCGATATCAGGCTCATCTCGCTCGATCCGCAATCCGATGACTGGGACAGGTTCAACTGGCTGACGGCGGGCATCGATCGCAAGATTCTCCGATCGGCAGCGATCGACACCGGTTATGCCGCTACGCGTTACGGCGAGTACCGCCTGTCGGAGACGAAGACCTGTGCATCGTCCGCCCCGGCCACGCATGCACTCTTCACTGATCTCTGCATTCCCTCGGGCACCCGAGTCGCAGCACCGTTTGAGGGTGAATTATCCGAGATCGCAGGCGGCCGGCACCGGCTGGTTGGCGCAGAGATTGTGCTCTTGCTCGAAGGGCTGGAAGCGAGCGCCGCAGGCGAAGTCGGTGTGGGCAAGGAGTTGGGAACCGTCGGCGACGGTGGCATCCTGCGCGTCTGGCTCGCGCATGAACCGGATGTCGAGCCGCAGCCATTCTGCCTGCCGCACCATGCCAGCGCATGGCGGCGGGTTTTGATCGATCCGAGCCGTGTGCTGGGCTTCGATTGCGCGGCGCATGAACCAAGAAGCGAGGCCATTCTCGACAGACGCAACGCCCATTTCGCCCGGCCGCAGAAGAACTATTACAAGCAGCCGCCGCAGATCGAGCGTGGCAGCCGCGAGCATATGTTCGACGTCACCGGCCGCGCCTATCTCGACATGGTCAACAATGTGACGATTGCCGGCCACGGACATCCCCGGCTGGTCGAAGCCGTGCGGCGGCAATGGGCGCGGCTCAACACCAATTCGCGCTTTCACTATGAAGGCGTGGCCGAATTCTCGTCGCGACTCGCAAGCCTGGCGCCGGAGGGATTGGACACGGTCTTCCTCGTCAACAGCGGTTCGGAGGCGGTGGATCTGGCGCTCCGACTGGCCTGGGCGCATAGCGGGGCGCGCAATATCGTCAGCCTGCTCGAAGCCTATCACGGCTGGACGGTCGCCTCGGACGCGGTCTCCACATCGATCGCCGACAATCCCCGGGCGCTGGAAACACGACCCGACTGGGTGCATCCGGTGACAGCGCCGAATACTTATCGCGGGCCGTTCCGTGGACCGGAATCGGCTGCTCGCTACGTGGCTGAGGTCGAGCACGAACTCAGTAAGCTCGAGGTGACGGACCAGTCTCTTGCCGGGTTCATCGCCGAAAGCGTCTATGGCAATGCCGGCGGCATTCCGCTGCCGCCGGGCTATCTCCAAGAGGTTTATCGTCTCGTCCGCGCGCGCGGTGGCGTCTGCATCGCCGACGAGGTGCAGGTCGGCTATGGCCGGCTCGGCCACTATTTCTGGGGCTTCGAGGAGCAGGGCGTCATCCCTGATATCATCACCATCGCCAAGGGCATGGGCAACGGCCAGCCGCTCGGCGCGGTGATCACGACGCGGGCGATCGCCGATTCATTCGAGCGCGAGGGCTATTTCTTCTCCTCCGCCGGCGGCAGCCCGGTGAGCTGCGCGGTCGGCAATACCTTGCTCGACATCATGCGGGACGAAGGCCTGCAGGAAAACGCCCGCGAGGTCGGCGATTATCTCAAGGAGCGGCTGGAGGCGCTCGGCCAGCGCTTCCCCATTGTCG
This genomic interval carries:
- a CDS encoding aminotransferase, with the protein product MIDTAALDRADLPRPDVSVVDAGTILAERYGLNGRIAELGSQQDRNYRIDSDDGRYVLKINRAAYGTVELDAQNEAMKHLRARGVLVPAVGQSVDGQEIMPLIVRGEHYLARLLEFLDGEPLTRRKYLSERTREALGALVANVVRGLEDFRHAGLDRSVQWDLRRVVQVTEHMLPQVTDAEIRDRIRTMLHDADQHVRQAAPNLRIQAIHHDITDDNVVARPDADGHLIPDGVIDFGDLVYGWVVADLAVCCASLLHHADGDPFYILPAIRAFQRIYPLTDQELGALWPLIVQRACLLMAAGEQQLAVDPDNEYVQRNLENEREIFRVATSVPYGVMRVAITSATGAELPAIEGEFAPLLPTVPQGDIRLISLDPQSDDWDRFNWLTAGIDRKILRSAAIDTGYAATRYGEYRLSETKTCASSAPATHALFTDLCIPSGTRVAAPFEGELSEIAGGRHRLVGAEIVLLLEGLEASAAGEVGVGKELGTVGDGGILRVWLAHEPDVEPQPFCLPHHASAWRRVLIDPSRVLGFDCAAHEPRSEAILDRRNAHFARPQKNYYKQPPQIERGSREHMFDVTGRAYLDMVNNVTIAGHGHPRLVEAVRRQWARLNTNSRFHYEGVAEFSSRLASLAPEGLDTVFLVNSGSEAVDLALRLAWAHSGARNIVSLLEAYHGWTVASDAVSTSIADNPRALETRPDWVHPVTAPNTYRGPFRGPESAARYVAEVEHELSKLEVTDQSLAGFIAESVYGNAGGIPLPPGYLQEVYRLVRARGGVCIADEVQVGYGRLGHYFWGFEEQGVIPDIITIAKGMGNGQPLGAVITTRAIADSFEREGYFFSSAGGSPVSCAVGNTLLDIMRDEGLQENAREVGDYLKERLEALGQRFPIVGAVHGMGLYLGLELVRDRETLEPATKETMAICDRLLDLGVIMQPTGDHLNVFKIKPPMCLTRESADFFVDMVAKVLEEGW